The following are encoded together in the Pseudoxanthomonas sp. YR558 genome:
- a CDS encoding DUF1294 domain-containing protein, with amino-acid sequence MERLGKVSEWNDDRGFGFVAPLDGEPARVFFHVRDYRLDGRRPEVGELVKFTAQRQPDGKWRAQAVRRTVPVARHAKPAARAAATPRPASPLVGATAVVLYALFIGWAIRGDRLPFEAVFVALGMSAITFVVYALDKHAAQTGRWRTPESTLHLLELAGGWPGAWVAQQLLRHKSRKPGYRVVFWLMVVLHGVAVAAWVWTRA; translated from the coding sequence ATGGAGCGACTCGGCAAGGTCAGCGAATGGAACGACGACCGTGGCTTCGGTTTCGTCGCCCCGCTCGATGGCGAGCCCGCGCGCGTGTTCTTCCACGTCCGCGACTACCGGCTCGACGGTCGTCGTCCCGAGGTCGGCGAGTTGGTGAAGTTCACCGCGCAGCGCCAGCCCGACGGCAAATGGCGCGCACAGGCGGTACGCCGGACGGTTCCGGTCGCGCGCCATGCCAAGCCCGCCGCACGCGCCGCCGCTACGCCCCGCCCCGCTTCCCCCCTCGTCGGTGCGACAGCGGTGGTGCTGTACGCGCTCTTCATCGGCTGGGCGATCCGCGGCGACAGGCTTCCGTTCGAAGCGGTGTTCGTGGCGCTCGGGATGTCGGCCATCACCTTCGTCGTCTACGCGCTGGACAAGCATGCGGCGCAGACGGGGCGATGGCGCACGCCGGAGTCCACGCTGCATCTGCTCGAACTCGCCGGCGGCTGGCCCGGCGCATGGGTCGCGCAACAGCTGCTGCGGCACAAGTCGCGCAAGCCCGGTTACCGCGTCGTGTTCTGGCTCATGGTGGTGCTGCACGGCGTTGCCGTGGCCGCCTGGGTGTGGACGCGCGCGTGA
- the mgtE gene encoding magnesium transporter: protein MVETIRHDKTARQLRLLSDALDSGRLGPVRRLVNTLSPAEIGNLLESLPPGKREVVWGLVDPEDDGEVLVHVGDEVRESLLADMDTDEIVAAVEDLDIDDLADLVEDLPDTVIDEVLKSMDRENRERLEQVLSYAEDTAGRLMNPDVVTVRADVNVDVVLRYLRLRGELPDHTDHLYVVSRRHQYLGRVPLAALVTHEDTTPINRLIDDEQPAIDVGESAQEVARQFSDHDWVSAPVVDDNNILLGRITIDDVVDIIREQAEHQALGAAGLDEDEDLFSPVKRAVRGRVVWLGINLFTAFMAASVIGQFEMTLEKIVALAVLMPIVAGIGGNAAVQVLTLMVRGLALGQVGASNARILLWKEIRVALINGVLIGSIVGVIAFVWFRSPLLSLVIAMALVLNFCAAATAGVLLPLLLKRMNIDPAVAGTVVVTAVTDVMGFFCFLGLATLILLH from the coding sequence ATGGTCGAGACCATCCGCCACGACAAGACCGCACGCCAGTTGCGCCTGCTCTCCGACGCGCTCGACAGCGGTCGGCTGGGGCCCGTGCGTCGGTTGGTCAACACCTTGTCGCCCGCGGAGATCGGCAACCTGCTGGAATCGCTGCCGCCGGGCAAGCGCGAAGTCGTCTGGGGCCTGGTCGATCCGGAAGACGACGGCGAGGTGCTGGTGCACGTCGGCGACGAGGTGCGCGAAAGCCTGCTGGCGGACATGGACACCGACGAGATCGTCGCCGCGGTCGAGGACCTCGACATCGACGATCTCGCGGACCTGGTCGAGGACCTGCCCGACACCGTCATCGACGAAGTCCTCAAGTCGATGGACCGCGAGAACCGCGAGCGCCTGGAACAGGTGCTGTCGTACGCGGAGGACACCGCTGGCCGCCTGATGAACCCGGACGTGGTCACCGTGCGCGCCGACGTCAACGTCGACGTGGTGCTGCGCTACCTGCGCCTGCGCGGCGAACTGCCGGACCACACCGACCACCTGTACGTGGTCAGCCGCCGCCACCAGTATCTGGGCCGCGTGCCCCTGGCCGCGCTCGTGACGCACGAGGACACCACGCCCATCAACCGGCTGATCGACGACGAGCAGCCGGCCATCGACGTGGGCGAGAGCGCGCAGGAAGTGGCGCGCCAGTTCTCCGACCATGACTGGGTGTCGGCGCCGGTCGTGGACGACAACAACATCCTGCTCGGCCGCATCACCATCGACGACGTGGTCGACATCATCCGTGAACAGGCCGAGCACCAGGCGCTGGGCGCCGCCGGCCTGGACGAGGACGAGGACCTGTTCTCGCCGGTCAAGCGCGCCGTGCGCGGCCGCGTGGTGTGGCTGGGCATCAACCTGTTTACCGCGTTCATGGCCGCCAGCGTGATCGGCCAGTTCGAGATGACGCTGGAGAAGATCGTCGCGCTCGCCGTGCTGATGCCCATCGTCGCCGGCATCGGCGGCAACGCCGCGGTGCAGGTGCTGACGCTGATGGTGCGCGGCCTCGCGCTGGGCCAGGTGGGCGCGAGCAACGCGCGCATCCTGCTGTGGAAGGAAATCCGCGTGGCGTTGATCAACGGCGTGCTGATCGGCAGCATCGTCGGCGTGATCGCCTTCGTCTGGTTCCGCAGCCCGTTGCTGTCGCTGGTGATCGCGATGGCACTCGTACTCAACTTCTGCGCCGCCGCCACCGCTGGCGTACTGCTGCCGCTGCTGCTCAAGCGGATGAACATCGACCCCGCCGTCGCCGGCACCGTCGTCGTCACCGCCGTGACCGACGTGATGGGCTTCTTCTGCTTCCTCGGCCTGGCGACGTTGATCCTGCTGCACTGA
- the ptsP gene encoding phosphoenolpyruvate--protein phosphotransferase codes for MRALLPGHGASRGSALGRARVRLPHVLEVAEQRIRQDQIDDELARLHEAVDATRREMHSLRARLHGALAKEVGEFLDLHALLLDDPELLHGLDQLIRTGRYAADYALRLQRDRLAAVFDGMDDAYLKSRMDDLDHVIGRIHAHLHQRATDTPGVAGEILVSDNVAPSELAELQQQGVVAVVTAAGSALSHSAILARSLHLPLVVGNAQALQRINDGDVLLVDGSTGEVVVNPDPDDLRRYRERLRDAAREARELGRLRSKPSRTRDGVDIALWANAESLEDVANAHALGAAGVGLYRTEFLFLQRRELPSEDEQFQVYRDLALGMSGRPVTIRTLDLGADKADRTGLVVGDEDNPALGLRGVRLSLAHADVFDTQLRAILRASAYGPVRILVPMVSGREELLEVRRRLRRVGLQLRKQGHEVAEHVELGAMIEVPAAAIAFHGFVDVVDFVSIGTNDLVQYLLAADRNNEALGELYSPLHPGVLRLLRHVISIGAEHKVPVAMCGEIAGDATLAPMLLALGLREFSLHPATLLELRKAIRESDLSDLQARAAKLLQARDRAGIERWLKAATAT; via the coding sequence TTGAGGGCGCTGCTGCCGGGCCATGGAGCGTCGCGCGGCAGCGCGCTGGGACGCGCCCGGGTCAGGCTGCCGCATGTCCTGGAGGTCGCCGAGCAGCGCATCCGCCAGGACCAGATCGACGATGAACTGGCGCGGCTGCACGAGGCTGTCGACGCCACCCGCCGCGAGATGCACAGCCTGCGCGCACGCCTGCATGGTGCGTTGGCCAAAGAGGTCGGCGAGTTCCTCGACCTGCACGCGCTGCTGCTCGACGACCCCGAACTGCTGCACGGCCTGGATCAACTGATCCGCACCGGCCGTTACGCCGCCGATTACGCCCTGCGCCTGCAACGCGACCGGCTGGCCGCCGTGTTCGACGGCATGGACGACGCGTACCTCAAGAGCCGCATGGACGATCTCGACCATGTGATCGGCCGCATCCACGCGCACCTGCACCAGCGCGCGACCGATACGCCCGGCGTGGCGGGCGAAATCCTGGTCAGCGACAACGTGGCGCCGTCGGAATTGGCGGAGCTCCAGCAACAGGGCGTCGTCGCCGTGGTCACGGCCGCGGGCAGCGCGCTGTCGCACAGCGCCATCCTTGCGCGCAGCCTGCACCTGCCACTGGTGGTGGGCAACGCGCAGGCCCTGCAACGCATCAACGACGGCGACGTGCTGCTGGTGGATGGCAGCACCGGCGAAGTCGTGGTCAACCCCGACCCGGACGACCTGCGCCGCTACCGCGAACGGTTGCGCGACGCTGCACGCGAAGCACGCGAGCTCGGCCGCCTGCGCTCCAAGCCCAGCCGGACCCGCGACGGTGTCGACATCGCGCTGTGGGCCAATGCGGAATCGCTGGAAGACGTCGCCAATGCGCATGCGCTAGGCGCCGCCGGCGTCGGTCTTTACCGCACCGAGTTCCTGTTCCTGCAACGCCGCGAACTGCCCAGCGAGGACGAGCAGTTCCAGGTCTACCGCGACCTTGCGCTCGGGATGAGCGGGCGGCCGGTGACGATCCGTACGCTCGACCTCGGCGCCGACAAGGCGGACCGCACCGGCCTGGTGGTGGGCGACGAGGACAATCCCGCACTCGGCCTGCGCGGCGTGCGGCTGTCGCTCGCGCATGCCGACGTGTTCGACACCCAGTTGCGCGCCATCCTGCGCGCCTCGGCCTACGGCCCGGTGCGCATCCTGGTGCCGATGGTCAGCGGCCGCGAAGAACTGCTGGAAGTGCGCCGGCGCCTGCGCCGCGTCGGCCTGCAGCTGCGCAAGCAGGGGCACGAGGTCGCCGAGCACGTCGAACTCGGCGCGATGATCGAAGTACCCGCGGCCGCGATCGCCTTCCACGGCTTCGTGGACGTGGTCGACTTCGTCTCGATCGGCACCAACGACCTCGTCCAGTACCTGCTCGCGGCCGATCGCAACAACGAAGCGCTGGGCGAACTCTATTCGCCGCTGCATCCGGGTGTGCTGCGCCTGCTCCGGCACGTCATCAGCATCGGCGCCGAGCACAAGGTGCCGGTGGCGATGTGCGGCGAGATCGCCGGCGATGCCACGCTCGCGCCGATGTTGCTGGCCCTGGGCCTGCGCGAGTTCAGCCTGCATCCGGCGACCTTGCTGGAACTGCGCAAGGCGATCCGCGAGAGCGACCTATCGGACCTACAGGCCCGTGCGGCGAAACTGCTGCAGGCGCGCGACCGCGCCGGCATCGAGCGCTGGTTGAAGGCCGCCACCGCAACCTGA
- a CDS encoding HPr family phosphocarrier protein → MLERELTISNRLGLHARATAKLVQTLSGFRCNATLAAKGREVNAKSIMGVMLLAAGQGTPVTVRIEGEDEAAAMQEVVSLFERRFDEDA, encoded by the coding sequence ATGCTTGAGCGCGAACTCACCATTTCAAACCGCCTGGGCCTGCACGCGCGCGCGACCGCCAAACTCGTGCAGACGCTGTCCGGTTTCCGCTGCAACGCCACGCTGGCGGCCAAGGGCCGCGAGGTGAACGCCAAGAGCATCATGGGCGTCATGCTGCTGGCCGCCGGCCAGGGGACCCCGGTGACCGTCCGCATCGAGGGCGAGGACGAAGCCGCTGCGATGCAGGAAGTCGTCTCGCTGTTCGAGCGACGATTCGACGAGGACGCCTGA
- a CDS encoding PTS fructose IIA subunit family protein → MACGILLVTHPGVGAAILAVATALLRQLPLKAEAFEVPFDADLEALLPQASAALRRVDGGDGVLVLTDLYGASPSNLAAKLARLGTPVRRVSALSLPMLLRVMNYSEQGLDELPATAAAGARNGVIHDDA, encoded by the coding sequence ATGGCCTGTGGCATTCTTCTTGTGACTCATCCCGGCGTGGGTGCGGCGATCCTCGCCGTCGCCACGGCGCTGTTGCGGCAACTGCCCCTGAAGGCGGAGGCCTTCGAGGTGCCGTTCGATGCCGACCTGGAGGCGCTGCTCCCGCAGGCTTCCGCCGCGCTCCGGCGCGTGGACGGCGGCGACGGCGTGCTGGTGCTGACCGACCTGTACGGGGCCAGCCCCAGCAACCTGGCGGCCAAACTGGCCCGCCTGGGGACGCCGGTCCGGCGCGTTTCCGCGCTGAGCCTGCCGATGCTGCTGCGGGTGATGAATTATTCGGAACAGGGACTGGACGAACTGCCGGCGACCGCTGCCGCCGGCGCACGCAATGGAGTCATTCACGACGATGCTTGA
- the rapZ gene encoding RNase adapter RapZ: MTDPIVPQADPAHDEHGTPAPPAPTVVIVSGLSGSGKSVALKTFEDLDYYCVDNLPVDLLPSFVRSLMREDELPPKIAVGIDVRSRQSDLSRLAQWRAALAQLGLEGRLIFFDASDEVLLRRYSDTRRRHPLGHGGLSLQEAIRQERAIVEPLRGEADVIIDTSQLNVHQLRRRIIAEFAFNKSAQLSLLFESFAYKRGVPADADFVFDARVLPNPHWNPDLRPYAGRDPKVRAFLDAQPEVAEYVGQVSGFLDTWLPRLRGETRSYVTIAFGCTGGKHRSVYLAETLARHAREQGWEEVATFHRELD; the protein is encoded by the coding sequence ATGACGGACCCTATCGTCCCGCAGGCCGACCCGGCGCACGACGAGCACGGCACGCCGGCCCCGCCCGCGCCCACCGTCGTCATCGTCAGCGGCCTGTCCGGTTCGGGGAAGTCGGTTGCGCTGAAGACCTTCGAGGATCTGGACTACTACTGCGTCGACAATCTGCCGGTGGACCTGCTGCCTTCGTTCGTGCGCAGCCTGATGCGCGAGGACGAGCTGCCGCCGAAGATCGCCGTCGGCATCGACGTGCGCAGCCGCCAGAGCGACCTGTCCCGGTTGGCACAGTGGCGCGCCGCGCTGGCGCAGCTGGGGCTGGAAGGCCGGTTGATCTTTTTCGACGCCAGCGACGAGGTCCTGTTGCGGCGCTATTCCGACACCCGCCGCCGGCATCCGCTGGGCCATGGCGGCCTGTCGCTGCAGGAAGCCATCCGGCAGGAGCGCGCCATCGTCGAGCCGTTGCGCGGCGAAGCCGATGTCATCATCGACACCAGCCAGCTCAACGTGCACCAGTTGCGGCGCCGGATCATCGCCGAGTTCGCCTTCAACAAGAGCGCGCAGCTGTCGCTGCTGTTCGAATCCTTCGCCTACAAGCGCGGCGTGCCGGCCGATGCCGACTTCGTGTTCGATGCCCGCGTGCTGCCCAACCCGCACTGGAACCCGGACCTGCGCCCGTACGCTGGCCGCGACCCGAAGGTGCGGGCGTTCCTGGACGCGCAACCGGAGGTCGCCGAATACGTCGGCCAGGTGAGCGGCTTCCTGGACACCTGGCTGCCGCGCCTGCGCGGCGAGACCCGTAGTTACGTGACCATCGCCTTCGGCTGCACGGGCGGCAAGCACCGCTCGGTCTACCTGGCCGAGACGCTCGCCCGCCATGCGCGCGAGCAGGGCTGGGAGGAAGTGGCCACCTTCCACCGGGAACTGGACTAG
- the hprK gene encoding HPr(Ser) kinase/phosphatase, with product MNTSITARELFDHQKDKLVLRWLAGQKGEKRVLEAGDTLSRRPSLAGYLNAVYPNKVQILGTEELTWLDSLDSRQRWETIEKIVQAKPLALVISKNQSCPEDLREAANENDTPLWVSPKRGHELLNHISYHLARTLAPRVTLHGVFMEIYSIGVLITGEAGSGKSELALELLSRGHRLVADDAPEFTQIAPDVLDGTCPELLQDLLEVRGLGVLNVREMFGDTAVKKNKYLRLIVHLTRPMTEPNPHGYERLTGDSGTRHVLDLDVPLITLPVMPGRNLAVLTEAATRLHILRTKGIDPAAMFIARHSNLLERSTP from the coding sequence ATGAATACCAGCATCACCGCCCGCGAACTGTTCGACCACCAGAAGGACAAGCTGGTCCTGCGCTGGCTGGCGGGCCAGAAAGGCGAGAAGCGCGTGCTGGAAGCCGGCGATACCCTCTCGCGACGTCCCTCGCTGGCCGGCTATCTCAATGCCGTGTATCCCAACAAAGTGCAGATCCTCGGCACGGAAGAGCTGACCTGGCTCGACTCGCTGGATTCGCGCCAACGCTGGGAAACCATCGAGAAGATCGTGCAGGCCAAGCCGCTGGCCCTGGTCATCAGCAAGAACCAGTCCTGCCCCGAGGACCTGCGCGAAGCCGCCAACGAGAACGATACGCCGCTGTGGGTCTCGCCCAAGCGCGGCCACGAACTGCTCAACCACATCTCCTACCACCTCGCCCGCACGCTGGCGCCGCGGGTGACGCTGCATGGCGTCTTCATGGAGATATATTCGATCGGCGTGCTGATCACCGGCGAAGCCGGATCCGGCAAGAGCGAACTCGCGCTGGAGCTGCTCAGCCGCGGGCACCGCCTGGTCGCCGATGACGCGCCCGAATTCACCCAGATCGCGCCGGACGTGCTGGACGGCACCTGCCCCGAGCTGCTGCAGGACTTGCTGGAAGTGCGCGGCCTGGGCGTGCTCAACGTGCGTGAGATGTTCGGCGATACCGCGGTGAAGAAGAACAAGTACCTGCGCCTGATCGTCCACCTCACGCGCCCGATGACCGAGCCCAACCCGCACGGCTACGAGCGGCTGACCGGCGACTCCGGCACGCGGCACGTACTGGACCTCGATGTGCCGCTGATCACCCTACCGGTGATGCCCGGCCGCAACCTGGCCGTGCTCACCGAAGCGGCGACGCGCTTGCACATCCTGCGGACCAAGGGCATCGACCCCGCCGCGATGTTCATTGCGCGCCACAGCAACCTGCTCGAGCGCAGCACACCATGA
- the raiA gene encoding ribosome-associated translation inhibitor RaiA, translating to MRIETYGHEIEVTPALREYVETKLKRLERHFDQPFEVRTQLGTRKPDYLAEATINVAGRTLHADAGAQTMYAAIDVLADKLDRLLVKHKEKRSDVQRVGVRGELIG from the coding sequence ATGCGTATCGAGACTTACGGCCATGAAATCGAAGTCACTCCCGCCCTGCGCGAATATGTCGAGACCAAGCTGAAGCGGCTGGAACGCCACTTCGATCAACCCTTCGAAGTCCGTACGCAACTGGGGACCCGCAAGCCCGATTACCTGGCAGAAGCCACGATCAACGTCGCTGGCCGCACCCTGCACGCCGATGCCGGCGCGCAAACCATGTACGCCGCCATCGATGTCCTGGCCGACAAGCTCGATCGCCTGCTGGTGAAGCACAAGGAAAAACGTTCCGACGTCCAGCGCGTCGGCGTACGCGGCGAACTGATCGGCTGA
- a CDS encoding RNA polymerase factor sigma-54: protein MKPRLQTSLGQHLVMTPQLRQAIRLLQMSTTELEVELTEAVETNPLLDWVESDQEPAASGSSEDDAPPAERTRSEDGDGEGGEAPDDWSPDDGPWTSSGGGSFDDDENGSPAERVVEADTLHGHLLWQLHLSHLSPRDRTIGAALIDALEDDGYLREPIAGIAEALRPEIEAAEEDILVVLHQVQRFDPVGVAARSLGECLQLQLSVLSDDTPGKALAMKIAETALERLPRSGVAGIAQEMKRPVAEVEEAVQLLRTLDPKPGAQVGDLSHDTYVVPDCVVWRQRGVWRTALAGSALPRITIHRGYEQMIRQCGDSDAGYLKTQLQEARWLLKSVEARGETLLKVMRCLLHQQAGFLEFGEQALRPLTLRDVAEDVGLHESTVSRAIARKYVRTPRGTLPMRAFFASGIDTEGGGEASSTAIQAMIRRLVDAENPRKPLSDAKLADLLKASGIPVARRTVAKYREALNILSSHERVRIA from the coding sequence ATGAAGCCACGCCTTCAGACATCGCTGGGACAGCATCTGGTCATGACGCCGCAGTTGCGTCAGGCGATCCGGCTGCTGCAGATGTCGACCACGGAACTCGAAGTCGAACTGACCGAGGCCGTCGAAACCAATCCCCTCCTCGACTGGGTGGAATCCGACCAGGAACCCGCCGCGTCCGGCAGCAGTGAAGACGACGCGCCACCTGCCGAACGCACGCGCAGCGAGGACGGCGATGGCGAGGGCGGCGAAGCCCCCGATGACTGGTCTCCCGATGATGGTCCCTGGACCTCGTCCGGCGGCGGCTCCTTCGACGACGACGAGAACGGCAGCCCGGCCGAACGCGTGGTCGAGGCCGATACCCTGCATGGCCACCTGCTGTGGCAGCTCCACCTCTCCCACCTGTCCCCCCGCGACCGCACGATCGGGGCCGCGCTGATCGACGCGCTGGAAGACGATGGCTATCTCCGCGAACCGATCGCCGGCATCGCCGAAGCGTTGCGTCCCGAGATCGAGGCGGCCGAGGAGGACATTCTGGTCGTGCTGCACCAGGTGCAGCGCTTCGATCCCGTCGGCGTGGCGGCACGCTCGCTGGGCGAATGCCTGCAGCTGCAGCTGTCGGTGCTCAGCGACGATACGCCCGGCAAGGCGCTCGCGATGAAGATCGCCGAGACCGCGCTGGAGCGCCTGCCCCGCAGCGGTGTGGCCGGCATCGCACAGGAAATGAAGCGCCCCGTCGCCGAGGTCGAGGAGGCCGTGCAACTGCTGCGCACGCTCGATCCCAAACCCGGCGCCCAGGTCGGCGACCTGTCGCATGACACGTACGTCGTGCCCGACTGCGTGGTCTGGCGCCAGCGCGGCGTGTGGCGCACCGCGCTGGCCGGCAGCGCACTGCCGCGCATCACCATCCATCGCGGCTACGAGCAGATGATCCGCCAGTGCGGCGACAGCGATGCCGGTTATCTCAAGACGCAGCTGCAGGAAGCGCGTTGGCTGCTCAAGAGCGTCGAGGCGCGCGGCGAGACGCTGCTCAAGGTGATGCGCTGCCTGCTGCACCAGCAGGCGGGGTTCCTGGAATTCGGCGAGCAGGCCTTGCGCCCGCTCACCCTGCGCGACGTTGCCGAAGACGTCGGCCTGCACGAATCGACCGTGTCGCGCGCCATCGCGCGCAAATACGTGCGCACGCCGCGCGGCACCCTGCCCATGCGCGCCTTCTTCGCCTCGGGCATCGATACCGAAGGCGGCGGCGAGGCGTCCAGCACCGCCATCCAGGCGATGATCCGGCGGCTGGTGGATGCGGAGAACCCGCGCAAGCCGCTTTCCGACGCCAAGCTGGCGGACCTGCTCAAGGCGTCCGGCATCCCGGTGGCACGCCGCACCGTGGCCAAGTACCGCGAAGCGCTGAACATCCTGTCTTCACACGAACGCGTGCGCATCGCCTGA
- the lptB gene encoding LPS export ABC transporter ATP-binding protein translates to MLIAKGLRKRYKQREVVADFGLTLQPGEVVGVLGPNGAGKTTCFYMIVGLVAADAGTIELDGKDITAEPMYRRAKLGVGYLPQEPSVFRKLSVSDNIRLVLELREDLDAAGIDRELASLLDELQITHVADQLGASLSGGERRRVEIARALAARPRLMLLDEPFAGVDPISVGEIQRIVKHLKDRGIGVLITDHNVRETLGICDRAYILNAGSVLAQGAPDALLANPDVRRVYLGETFRL, encoded by the coding sequence ATGTTGATCGCGAAGGGACTACGCAAGCGCTACAAGCAACGCGAGGTCGTCGCCGACTTCGGCCTGACCCTGCAGCCGGGCGAAGTGGTCGGCGTGCTCGGCCCGAACGGCGCGGGCAAGACCACCTGCTTCTACATGATCGTGGGCCTGGTCGCCGCCGATGCCGGCACCATCGAACTCGACGGCAAGGACATCACCGCCGAGCCGATGTATCGCCGCGCCAAACTCGGCGTGGGCTACCTGCCGCAGGAACCGTCGGTGTTCCGCAAGCTGTCGGTGAGCGACAACATCCGGCTGGTGCTGGAACTGCGCGAGGACCTGGATGCGGCCGGCATCGACCGCGAACTGGCATCGCTGCTGGACGAACTGCAGATCACCCACGTGGCCGACCAGCTGGGCGCCAGCCTCTCCGGTGGCGAGCGCCGGCGCGTGGAGATCGCGCGCGCCCTGGCCGCCCGCCCGCGGCTGATGCTGCTCGACGAACCCTTCGCAGGCGTCGACCCCATCTCGGTCGGCGAGATCCAGCGCATCGTGAAACACCTCAAGGATCGCGGCATCGGCGTCCTCATCACCGACCACAACGTGCGCGAAACCTTGGGAATCTGCGACCGGGCGTATATCCTCAATGCCGGTAGCGTTCTGGCGCAGGGGGCCCCGGACGCATTGCTGGCCAATCCGGACGTACGCCGGGTCTATCTGGGCGAGACCTTCCGCCTGTGA
- the lptA gene encoding lipopolysaccharide transport periplasmic protein LptA, whose protein sequence is MNRVLLASAALLLLLPAAGAMAKSTDRNQAMSIDAGGQSGNLEGDGKTVLSGGVVVTQGSLEIRSSAAEIYMAGGEISRSVFTGKQVKMKQQMDNGSWMDAQADRVEYDMKTETITFIGNYTVKSDRGSNSGQRMVYNTKTGNMQAGGDGSRIKTVIQPKSAAPAQGKN, encoded by the coding sequence ATGAACCGCGTTCTGCTCGCTAGCGCCGCACTGCTGCTCCTGCTGCCTGCCGCAGGTGCGATGGCAAAGTCCACGGACCGCAACCAGGCCATGTCGATCGATGCCGGCGGCCAGTCCGGCAACCTGGAAGGCGATGGCAAGACCGTGCTGTCGGGTGGCGTCGTGGTCACCCAGGGTTCGCTGGAGATCCGCTCGAGTGCGGCCGAGATCTACATGGCCGGCGGCGAGATCTCGCGCTCTGTGTTCACCGGCAAGCAGGTGAAGATGAAGCAGCAGATGGACAACGGCAGCTGGATGGACGCCCAGGCCGACCGTGTCGAATACGACATGAAGACCGAAACCATCACCTTCATCGGGAACTACACCGTCAAGTCGGATCGCGGATCCAACAGCGGCCAGCGCATGGTCTACAACACCAAGACCGGCAACATGCAGGCCGGCGGCGACGGTTCGCGCATCAAGACGGTGATCCAGCCGAAGTCCGCCGCACCCGCCCAGGGCAAGAACTGA
- the lptC gene encoding LPS export ABC transporter periplasmic protein LptC encodes MSWRAILGLVLLAAAIVSGWSAWKNRDIPPPNRVLADRSDYVMRDFEMIALNSEGTEAVAVRAPLMTRDPRDETYTITTPLFLLPEEQGRSWELRSKTGWLSAKGEELRLRGDVHGTSPAGSARKADFRTASLNVFPDRDLAQTDDEVTVTQPGSRLTGRGFETNLKTKAYEFKSQVKSIYEPRSAR; translated from the coding sequence ATGAGCTGGCGCGCCATCCTCGGCTTGGTCCTGCTGGCCGCCGCCATCGTCAGCGGCTGGTCGGCCTGGAAGAATCGCGACATTCCGCCGCCGAACCGCGTGCTGGCCGACCGCTCCGACTACGTCATGCGCGATTTCGAGATGATCGCGCTCAACAGTGAGGGCACGGAGGCCGTAGCCGTGCGCGCGCCCCTGATGACGCGCGATCCCCGCGACGAGACCTACACCATCACCACCCCGCTGTTCCTGCTGCCCGAGGAACAGGGCCGCTCGTGGGAGCTGCGCTCGAAGACCGGCTGGCTCAGCGCCAAAGGGGAGGAGTTGCGTCTGCGCGGCGACGTGCACGGGACCTCGCCGGCAGGCAGCGCGCGGAAAGCGGATTTCCGCACCGCATCGCTGAACGTATTCCCCGACCGCGACCTCGCCCAGACCGATGACGAGGTGACGGTCACCCAGCCCGGCTCTAGACTGACCGGGCGTGGCTTTGAGACCAATCTCAAGACCAAGGCTTACGAATTCAAATCCCAGGTGAAATCCATCTATGAACCGCGTTCTGCTCGCTAG
- a CDS encoding HAD hydrolase family protein produces the protein MPLRHLHDLTDDVLARATRIRLACFDVDGTLTDGRIFLDGEGREQKAFHVQDGQGLVLLKRAGIEVAFITARGGTVAVARGRELGVQVFTGIKDKLAKVRELCATLEIGLDEVAFMGDDLPDAPPFDAVGLAIAPADAHPWTARRAHWQTRRAAGQGAAREACDLLLGAQGHAPVFEGGMA, from the coding sequence ATGCCCCTGCGCCATCTCCACGACCTGACCGATGATGTGCTGGCACGCGCCACGCGCATCCGCCTGGCGTGCTTCGACGTGGATGGGACACTGACCGATGGCCGCATCTTCCTGGACGGCGAGGGCCGTGAGCAGAAGGCTTTCCACGTGCAGGACGGCCAGGGCCTGGTGCTGCTGAAGCGGGCCGGGATCGAGGTCGCCTTCATCACCGCTCGCGGCGGCACCGTCGCGGTGGCGCGCGGGCGCGAATTGGGCGTGCAGGTCTTCACCGGCATCAAGGACAAGCTGGCGAAGGTGCGCGAGCTCTGCGCGACGCTGGAGATCGGACTGGACGAGGTCGCCTTCATGGGCGACGACCTGCCCGATGCGCCCCCGTTCGATGCCGTCGGCCTGGCCATCGCGCCCGCCGACGCGCACCCCTGGACCGCCCGCCGCGCGCACTGGCAGACCCGCCGCGCCGCCGGCCAGGGCGCAGCCCGCGAGGCCTGCGACCTGCTGCTGGGCGCGCAGGGCCACGCACCGGTGTTCGAAGGGGGCATGGCATGA